A genomic segment from Aegilops tauschii subsp. strangulata cultivar AL8/78 chromosome 1, Aet v6.0, whole genome shotgun sequence encodes:
- the LOC109752169 gene encoding UTP--glucose-1-phosphate uridylyltransferase 3, chloroplastic → MASPSRPALPPHLRLLSPRQLPPLRPPRRRGARSRVLSALPSPSPSPPSQQRVSTASLEHGPGPGPSAAEQQPRPHDQALAAEVARLSAARARLRAARTLGDKLRALDAEPRVAAFFGDASSRGVLGGLRPREAYLLKCLVAAGQDHVLGAELGWAGAGGHERHRNGGGGGSALREALYSLADLVGRWSEEGAADDEAGSGETELLLGRLLKFLGDIEEFYDCVGGIIGYQIMALELLSVSKSKDSKHRHSKDKFVDFHVPTGLNLLEDTEYASQAALWGIEGLPELGEIYPIGGAGDRLGLMDSDTGESLPAALLPYCGRSLLEGLMRDLQAREFLHFKIFGKQCITPVAVMTSSVKNNHEHIVAICERLEWFGRGRENFRLFEQPLVPVVNAEDGKWLISESLLPVGKPGGHGAIWKLACDRGVFEWLYRHGRKGATVRQVSNVVAATDLTLMALAGIGLRHNKKLGFASCERRPGATEGVNVLIEKQNLDGLWEYGITCIEYTEFEKYGISEPTATNGSLQASYPANTNILYVDLQAAQEVGSRKNASCLPGIVLNLKKAVSYVDHLGFECSAAGGRLECTMQNIADNFMNTYSYRCSKGIESELDTFIVYNERKKVTSSAKRKLKSEDRSLHQTPEGSLLDIMRNAHDLLSSCSIEVPEVKDNNEYLHSGLPFIIFLHPALGPFWDIVKQKFIGGSISKGSELQIEVAEFLWQDVELDGSLIILADNIMGSTKRNTDGEQVLHYGARYGRCKLQNVKIVNEGISWDSPSNVYWQHHVERSESLKIILHGNAEFEAKDVVLKGNHMFEVPDGHRMCIIQDEAGFTVKLDPISKEMMDSGTWYWEYTLDGAHVKLNMVDLCGDGTNCRFLIH, encoded by the exons ATGGCCTCCCCCTCCCGCCCGGCGCTCCCTCcccacctccgcctcctctcGCCGCGCCAGCTCCCGCCTCTCCGCCCGCCTCGACGTCGCGGCGCGCGCAGCCGCGTCCTCTCCGCGCTCCCCTCACCGTCCCCGTCCCCGCCCTCGCAGCAGCGCGTCTCCACCGCCTCGCTCGAGCACGGTCCCGGGCCCGGCCCCTCCGCTGCCGAGCAGCAGCCGCGGCCACACGACCAGGCGCTCGCCGCGGAGGTCGCGCGGCTCTCCGCGGCCCGCGCGCGCCTCCGCGCGGCGCGCACCCTCGGCGACAAGCTCCGCGCGCTCGACGCCGAGCCCCGCGTCGCGGCCTTCTTCGGCGACGCGTCCAGCCGCGGGGTCCTGGGCGGCCTCCGGCCCCGGGAGGCGTACCTGCTCAAATGCCTCGTCGCGGCCGGCCAGGACCACGTGCTCGGCGCGGAGCTCGGCtgggccggcgccggcggccacgAGCGCCACCGCAATGGGGGCGGTGGCGGGAGCGCGCTGAGGGAGGCGCTGTACAGCCTGGCCGATCTGGTCGGGAGGTGGAGCGAGGAGGGAGCGGCGGACGACGAGGCTGGGAGCGGGGAGACGGAGCTGCTGCTCGGACGGCTGCTCAAGTTTCTCGGAGACATCGAGGAGTTCTACGACTGCGTTGGAGGCATCATCGG CTACCAAATTATGGCGTTGGAGCTGCTCTCGGTCTCCAAGTCCAAGGACAGCAAGCACCGGCATAGCAAAGACAAGTTTGTCGACTTCCATGTTCCCACCGGACTTAATCTATTGGAGGATACAGAATATGCATCTCAAGCTGCCCTGTGGGGAATCGAG GGTTTGCCAGAACTTGGTGAAATTTATCCAATTGGTGGTGCCGGTGACCGTCTTGGTTTAATGGACTCAGATACCGGTGAATCCCTTCCTGCCGCATTGCTTCCTTACTGTGGAAGATCTCTATTGGAAGGACTGATGCGTGATCTGCAG GCTAGAGAGTTTCTCCATTTTAAGATCTTTGGGAAACAATGTATAACCCCTGTGGCGGTCATGACAAGCTCTGTGAAGAATAACCATGAACATATAGTTGCCATCTGTGAAAGACTTGAATGGTTTGGTAGAGGCCGTGAGAACTTCCGCTTGTTTGAACAG CCTTTGGTGCCTGTAGTAAATGCTGAAGATGGCAAATGGTTAATCAGCGAGTCACTTCTCCCTGTGGGTAAACCCGGTGGTCATGGCGCTATTTGGAAGCTTGCTTGCGATCGAGGTGTATTTGAATGGCTTTATCGTCATGGCAGAAAAGGTGCAACTGTTCGTCAAGTCAG CAATGTTGTTGCTGCAACTGATTTGACGCTGATGGCATTGGCTGGAATAGGCCTGCGTCACAATAAG AAATTAGGTTTTGCATCTTGTGAGCGAAGACCAGGTGCTACGGAAGGGGtgaatgttcttattgaaaaacaAAACCTTGATGGGCTCTGGGAATATGGTATCACTTGCATTGAGTACACTGAATTTGAAAAATACGGCATATCAGAACCTACAGCAACGAATGGCAG TTTGCAGGCTAGCTATCCAGCAAATACAAACATTCTATATGTTGACCTGCAAGCAGCGCAGGAAGTTGGATCACGCAAAAATGCTAGCTGCCTACCAGGAATCGTGCTAAATTTGAAGAAGGCAGTATCATATGTGGATCATCTGGGCTTTGAGTGTAG CGCTGCGGGTGGCAGGCTAGAATGCACAATGCAAAACATAGCAGATAATTTTATGAACACATATAGCTACAGGTGCAGCAAAGGAATAGAAA GTGAGCTCGACACGTTCATTGTGTACAATGAAAGGAAAAAGGTTACTTCATCAGCTAAAAGGAAGCTGAAATCAGAAGACAGATCATTGCACCAG ACTCCAGAGGGTTCACTCCTCGACATTATGCGCAATGCTCATGATCTCCTTTCTAGCTGCAGCATAGAGGTTCCAGAG GTGAAAGACAATAATGAGTACTTGCATTCCGGACTACCATTCATCATATTTCTTCATCCTGCTTTAGGACCATTTTGGGATATCGTAAAGCAAAAG TTCATAGGTGGCTCCATCTCTAAAGGTTCAGAATTGCAAATAGAGGTGGCAGAATTTCTATGGCAAGATGTTGAG CTGGATGGGAGCCTTATTATTCTAGCTGATAACATTATGGGTTCAACAAAGAGGAACACTGATGGTGAACAAGTACTACACTACGGAGCCAG GTATGGGAGATGCAAGCTGCAAAATGTTAAAATTGTGAACGAAGGGATCAGCTGGGATTCTCCCAGTAATGTCTATTGGCAGCACCATGTTGAAAGATCAGAATCTCTAAAGATTATTCTTCATGGAAATGCAGAATTTGAGGCGAAAGATGTCGTCTTGAAG GGTAACCATATGTTTGAAGTACCCGATGGTCATAGAATGTGCATCATTCAGGACGAAGCAG GTTTTACTGTTAAGTTAGATCCTATAAGCAAGGAAATGATGGACAGCGGAACGTGGTACTGGGAGTATACGCTAGATGGTGCGCATGTGAAGTTGAATATGGTGGACCTATGTGGAGATGGTACCAACTGTAGATTCTTGATTCATTGA